One genomic region from Oncorhynchus gorbuscha isolate QuinsamMale2020 ecotype Even-year linkage group LG13, OgorEven_v1.0, whole genome shotgun sequence encodes:
- the LOC123992846 gene encoding protein phosphatase 1L-like isoform X2 — translation MAAADFAKAHLSEALRQQLLSYDREKEKNESSGGLSYSSILEQQILALDRDMLDKLSAVYNEAGTTCLVALLSDKELTVANVGDLRGVLCDKDGNAIALSHDHKPYQLKERKRIKKAGGFISFNGSWRVQGVLAMSRSLGDYPLKNLNVVIPNPDIMTFDLDKLQPEFMILASDGLWDAFSNEEAVRFIKERLDEPHFGAKSIVLQSFYRGCPDNITVMVVKFKGAGGKAAEQ, via the exons GCGGCGGCTGACTTTGCCAAGGCCCATCTGTCGGAGGCGTTGCGTCAACAGCTCCTGAGCTACGaccgggagaaggagaagaatgagAGCAGCGGTGGTCTGTCCTATTCCTCCATTCTGGAGCAGCAGATCCTGGCTCTGGACAGGGACATGCTGGACAAGCTGTCAGCCGTCTACAACGAAGCAG gtacCACATGTCTGGTGGCCCTGCTGTCTGATAAAGAGTTGACGGTGGCGAACGTTGGCGACTTGCGCGGAGTGCTCTGTGACAAAGATGGCAATGCCATCGCCCTGTCACATGATCACAAGCCCTACCAGCTCAAAGAACGCAAGAGGATCAAGAAGGCTG GTGGCTTCATCAGTTTCAACGGTTCGTGGCGTGTTCAGGGCGTCCTGGCAATGTCTCGTTCGCTGGGCGACTACCCTCTGAAGAACCTGAATGTTGTCATCCCCAACCCCGACATCATGACCTTTGACCTAGATAAGCTGCAGCCGGAGTTTATGATCCTGGCGTCGGACGGGCTGTGGGACGCATTCAGCAACGAGGAGGCCGTACGCTTCATCAAAGAGCGCCTCGACGAACCCCACTTTGGCGCCAAGAGCATCGTCCTGCAGTCTTTCTACCGCGGGTGCCCGGACAACATAACCGTCATGGTGGTCAAGTTCAAAGGTGCCGGTGGCAAGGCCGCAGAGCAGTAG